A single window of Usitatibacter rugosus DNA harbors:
- a CDS encoding DJ-1/PfpI family protein: protein MRAAILIYPGTEPIDLATYGVLSMARRVEPGISMYLVAERAGPVTLANGLTVMANHGYADAPPAQVLVVTGGPGWTREASHPPTLEFIRRFSRATPVAAVCTGGMILAASGVLDGHAATTKREVTGTEVPPLTLLRERYPAIRALDARLVDEGPVLTGGGVTLCIDMMLYLLHRFHGERVAVETARILEYSAAFAANAERLPDVVAAPPKTRP from the coding sequence ATGCGAGCCGCCATCCTCATCTATCCCGGGACCGAGCCGATCGACCTCGCCACGTATGGCGTGCTCTCGATGGCGCGCCGGGTCGAGCCCGGAATCTCGATGTACCTGGTGGCCGAGAGGGCGGGGCCGGTGACGCTCGCGAACGGGCTGACCGTGATGGCGAACCACGGCTACGCCGACGCGCCGCCGGCCCAGGTTCTCGTGGTGACGGGAGGGCCGGGCTGGACCCGCGAAGCGAGCCATCCGCCCACTCTGGAATTCATCCGCCGGTTCAGCCGCGCGACGCCCGTGGCCGCGGTGTGCACCGGGGGGATGATCCTCGCCGCGAGCGGCGTGCTCGACGGCCACGCCGCGACAACCAAGCGCGAGGTGACGGGGACGGAGGTTCCGCCGCTCACCCTCCTGCGCGAGCGTTATCCCGCGATCCGGGCGCTGGACGCACGCCTCGTGGACGAGGGCCCCGTCCTGACCGGCGGCGGCGTCACGCTCTGCATCGACATGATGTTGTACCTGCTGCACCGCTTCCATGGCGAGCGTGTCGCCGTGGAAACGGCGCGCATCCTCGAGTATTCCGCGGCGTTCGCGGCCAATGCGGAGCGCTTGCCGGACGTCGTCGCGGCTCCGCCGAAGACGCGCCCATGA
- a CDS encoding helix-turn-helix domain-containing protein: protein MTQAAEADPQKVIGTRIADLRTRSGMTLDQLAQLTGFSKSYLSKIENSHKVPPIGSLSRIAAALKTDMSALLHSPAQGASRGLSVVRASERRPVVRGGTAFGYDYQSLAGDLPGKKMDPFLFTFPSEIDKYVFFEHEGEEFMYVLKGRVEWQAGGQKLVLETGDSIYFDARLPHRGRSIHGEAIAIVVTYSPQAKD, encoded by the coding sequence ATGACGCAGGCAGCGGAAGCGGATCCGCAGAAGGTGATCGGCACGCGCATCGCGGACCTGCGCACGCGCTCCGGCATGACGCTTGACCAGCTTGCTCAGCTCACCGGCTTCAGCAAGAGCTACCTCTCGAAGATCGAGAACTCGCACAAGGTCCCGCCGATCGGCTCGCTCTCGCGCATCGCCGCGGCGCTGAAGACCGACATGAGCGCGCTGCTCCACTCGCCGGCGCAGGGTGCGAGCCGTGGGCTGTCCGTGGTGCGCGCGAGCGAGCGCCGGCCGGTCGTGCGCGGCGGCACCGCCTTCGGCTACGACTACCAGAGCCTGGCCGGTGACCTGCCGGGCAAGAAGATGGATCCCTTCCTGTTCACATTCCCCTCGGAGATCGACAAGTACGTCTTCTTCGAGCACGAGGGCGAGGAGTTCATGTACGTGCTGAAGGGCCGCGTCGAATGGCAGGCGGGAGGCCAGAAGCTGGTGCTCGAGACGGGCGACAGCATCTACTTCGATGCTCGCCTGCCGCACCGTGGGCGCAGCATTCACGGCGAGGCGATCGCGATCGTCGTGACGTACAGCCCGCAGGCGAAGGACTAG
- a CDS encoding DMT family transporter — protein sequence MNATAGPAWALLAGASLWGIVWYPYRLLAQAGLDGIWSTAITYGIAAVVGGAIFFRHWRGMLASPWLVAAMGLSIGWSNLAYVLAVLEGEVMRVLLLFYLAPLWTVPIAWLLLDERLDRRGVFAMTLAFGGAATMLWRPELGFPWPETRADWLAGVAGFLFALGNVLVRKIDNVSDAGKSIAIWLGVTIAAAVHIPWSDATLMDAVAVADWPIAWGIGLALVAMSLAMQYGLSRLPANRAIVILLFELPVAVFAAWLLADEVPRAKDYLGGLFIVGATLVTTLRPRSAPPAEP from the coding sequence ATGAACGCTACCGCGGGACCGGCCTGGGCCCTCCTGGCGGGCGCCTCCCTCTGGGGAATCGTCTGGTACCCGTATCGCCTGCTCGCGCAGGCGGGCCTGGACGGCATCTGGTCGACCGCGATCACCTACGGCATCGCCGCCGTCGTCGGGGGCGCGATCTTCTTCCGGCATTGGCGCGGGATGCTCGCCTCGCCGTGGCTGGTGGCGGCGATGGGGCTGTCGATCGGATGGAGCAACCTCGCCTATGTCCTCGCGGTGCTGGAAGGCGAGGTCATGCGCGTGCTGCTGCTCTTCTACCTGGCGCCGCTGTGGACCGTGCCGATCGCCTGGCTGCTGCTGGACGAGCGCCTCGACCGCCGCGGCGTCTTCGCGATGACGCTCGCGTTCGGCGGCGCGGCGACGATGCTCTGGCGCCCGGAACTGGGATTCCCGTGGCCGGAGACGCGCGCGGATTGGCTGGCGGGCGTGGCCGGCTTCCTCTTCGCGCTCGGCAACGTGCTGGTGCGCAAGATCGACAACGTGTCGGACGCGGGCAAGTCGATCGCGATCTGGCTGGGCGTCACGATCGCGGCGGCGGTCCACATTCCGTGGAGCGACGCGACGTTGATGGATGCCGTCGCCGTGGCCGACTGGCCGATCGCCTGGGGCATCGGCCTGGCCCTCGTCGCGATGAGCCTCGCGATGCAGTACGGACTCTCGCGCCTGCCCGCGAACCGCGCGATCGTGATCCTTCTCTTCGAGCTGCCGGTCGCCGTGTTCGCCGCGTGGCTGCTCGCGGACGAGGTTCCGCGCGCCAAGGACTACCTGGGCGGCCTCTTCATCGTGGGGGCCACGCTCGTGACGACGCTCAGGCCGCGGAGCGCTCCGCCCGCCGAGCCGTAA
- a CDS encoding MBL fold metallo-hydrolase, with amino-acid sequence MNPVIRYYGWSALGIEAEPGTLYFDPFYRHYCGASWFGLEDFANASVVCATHGHEEHYLDIPSVVARSGADVVGTKAVCDYLAWRNKVPRERLHPMQPFTPADVKGYRITTFNWKHRDINLWKALTKAVFHGNATQLSWAWSSATNAPFYSDYTGFHVELPSGLTILNYNEGFNTKMTDAEIQDLGKRVRTDVLLAGMQLSFMDDVARGALALKPRMVVLYPPHEHFHAMMGVTSRPWPEFKAAVEKALPSAKVIIANPGDAIDAVTGEVTARRAERSAA; translated from the coding sequence ATGAACCCCGTCATCCGCTACTACGGCTGGTCGGCCCTGGGCATCGAGGCCGAGCCGGGCACGCTCTACTTCGACCCGTTCTATCGCCACTACTGCGGCGCCTCGTGGTTCGGCCTGGAGGATTTCGCCAACGCGAGCGTGGTGTGCGCCACGCATGGCCATGAGGAGCACTACCTCGACATCCCGTCGGTGGTGGCCCGCAGCGGCGCGGACGTGGTGGGCACCAAGGCGGTCTGCGACTACCTGGCGTGGCGCAACAAGGTGCCGCGCGAGCGGCTGCACCCGATGCAACCCTTCACGCCCGCGGATGTGAAGGGCTACCGCATCACCACCTTCAACTGGAAGCACCGCGACATCAACCTGTGGAAGGCGCTCACCAAGGCCGTGTTCCACGGCAACGCCACACAGCTCTCGTGGGCCTGGTCCTCCGCCACCAACGCGCCCTTCTACTCCGACTACACCGGCTTCCACGTCGAGCTGCCCTCGGGCCTCACGATCCTCAACTACAACGAGGGCTTCAACACGAAGATGACCGATGCCGAGATCCAGGACCTCGGCAAGCGCGTGCGCACCGACGTGCTGCTCGCGGGCATGCAGCTCTCGTTCATGGACGACGTGGCGCGCGGGGCGCTCGCGTTGAAGCCGAGGATGGTCGTGCTGTACCCGCCGCACGAGCACTTCCACGCGATGATGGGTGTCACCTCGCGGCCGTGGCCGGAGTTCAAGGCCGCGGTGGAGAAGGCGCTGCCCTCCGCGAAAGTGATCATCGCCAACCCCGGCGACGCGATCGATGCCGTGACCGGCGAGGTTACGGCTCGGCGGGCGGAGCGCTCCGCGGCCTGA
- a CDS encoding glycosyltransferase family 4 protein has product MPATILHVTSLFGGGVDRHLRDIARAVPGRHLVWHVGDKAEVIETPGQRFATMDPHRINENPKALAAALRAERVSIVHLHSSHPRPRARALEAAKALGVKRIVTLHDVLFLRPDAFDVEADAPPNAEWLAGTTAELRDAAAVLAPSEFMAAKARQHIPDLEVAVVPNGSAPPVDGKAEARAEFLAHRPRHVVAVLGAIGPHKGSELLEELPAHLEGTDIGVVVIGYLDRQLFPGWRVPGRLFVHGAYDDAQTGALLRAYGAQLVLFPNRVEESFSYALSDAWAAGLPVLAAPLGALAERVRHCACGWLLQPGFDAHEVATRLRHLFAHTGPSGLAEVESALSRPDPSRIPALDDMARSLDAFYRRFAIDPAAPEAADGEALQRLLAANLDGSIFRQELVRLADEYAQVKAALDGERARTETFERESREWMAKLERDIEGLKGELEGEVAQRRDLGQQIVQLQIHKDAFDLLPEFVRKLLLKKILDARN; this is encoded by the coding sequence TTGCCCGCAACGATCCTCCACGTCACGAGTCTCTTTGGCGGCGGCGTAGACCGCCATCTGCGAGACATCGCGCGCGCTGTGCCGGGACGTCACCTGGTCTGGCATGTCGGCGACAAGGCCGAGGTGATCGAGACACCCGGGCAGCGATTCGCGACCATGGATCCGCATCGCATCAACGAAAATCCGAAAGCACTGGCTGCCGCGCTGCGCGCCGAGCGCGTGAGTATCGTGCACCTTCACTCCAGCCACCCCCGGCCCCGGGCCCGGGCGCTGGAAGCGGCAAAAGCGCTCGGAGTGAAGCGCATCGTCACCCTGCACGACGTCCTCTTCCTGCGGCCCGATGCCTTCGACGTCGAGGCGGATGCGCCACCGAATGCCGAATGGCTTGCCGGCACCACGGCCGAGCTTCGCGACGCTGCCGCCGTTCTCGCGCCCTCCGAGTTCATGGCGGCGAAGGCGCGGCAGCACATCCCCGATCTCGAAGTTGCCGTCGTTCCCAACGGTTCGGCGCCGCCCGTGGATGGAAAGGCCGAGGCGCGCGCCGAGTTCCTCGCGCATCGTCCGCGTCATGTGGTCGCCGTGCTGGGCGCGATCGGTCCCCACAAAGGCAGTGAACTCCTCGAGGAGCTGCCCGCGCACCTCGAAGGAACCGACATTGGCGTGGTGGTGATCGGCTATCTCGACCGGCAGCTGTTTCCGGGATGGCGCGTGCCCGGGCGGCTCTTCGTGCATGGCGCCTATGACGACGCGCAGACAGGCGCGCTCCTTCGCGCCTACGGGGCCCAGCTCGTGCTTTTCCCCAATCGCGTCGAGGAGAGCTTCAGCTACGCGCTCTCGGATGCGTGGGCGGCCGGGCTGCCCGTGCTCGCAGCACCGCTGGGCGCGCTCGCCGAGCGCGTGCGCCACTGCGCCTGCGGCTGGTTGCTGCAACCGGGCTTCGACGCGCACGAAGTCGCCACGCGGCTGCGCCACCTCTTCGCGCACACCGGTCCTTCGGGGCTCGCGGAGGTAGAATCCGCGCTCTCCCGTCCCGATCCCTCGCGCATCCCCGCGCTCGACGACATGGCCCGCTCCCTCGACGCCTTCTACCGCCGCTTCGCGATCGACCCCGCGGCGCCCGAGGCCGCGGACGGCGAGGCGCTGCAGCGGCTGCTCGCGGCCAACCTCGACGGTTCGATCTTCCGCCAGGAGCTCGTGCGCCTCGCCGACGAGTACGCGCAGGTGAAGGCCGCGCTCGACGGCGAACGCGCACGCACCGAGACCTTCGAGCGCGAATCGCGCGAATGGATGGCGAAGCTCGAGCGCGACATCGAGGGCCTGAAGGGCGAGCTCGAAGGCGAGGTGGCCCAGCGCCGCGACCTCGGCCAGCAGATCGTGCAGCTGCAGATCCACAAGGACGCGTTCGACCTCCTCCCGGAGTTCGTCCGCAAGCTCCTGCTGAAGAAGATCCTCGATGCGCGAAATTGA
- the queF gene encoding preQ(1) synthase, with amino-acid sequence MPAKPAPSKVLDTFPSPNGERDFAIHMRIPEFTCLCPKTGQPDFATLFLDYIPDRKCVELKSLKLYIWSFRNEGAFHEAVTNRILDDLVKALSPRFMRLTGRFYVRGGIFTTVVAEHSKAGWKGKEPAWTGDGSAPERST; translated from the coding sequence ATGCCCGCGAAACCCGCCCCGTCGAAAGTGCTTGACACGTTCCCGAGTCCGAATGGGGAGCGCGATTTCGCCATCCACATGCGCATTCCGGAGTTCACCTGCCTGTGCCCGAAAACCGGGCAACCGGACTTCGCGACCCTTTTCCTGGACTACATCCCGGACAGGAAATGCGTCGAGCTGAAGAGCCTCAAGCTCTACATCTGGTCGTTCCGCAACGAGGGGGCTTTCCACGAGGCCGTGACCAACCGGATCCTCGACGACCTGGTGAAGGCACTCTCGCCGCGCTTCATGCGCCTCACCGGGCGTTTCTACGTTCGCGGCGGCATCTTCACGACCGTGGTCGCGGAGCATAGCAAGGCCGGGTGGAAAGGAAAGGAGCCGGCGTGGACCGGCGACGGGTCCGCCCCGGAGCGCTCGACGTGA
- a CDS encoding alpha/beta hydrolase family protein: protein MDRRRVRPGALDVIRRLAAALVAGLAASASAAEPPSIESLFRLPQYSAMVLAPDGSVVAALAPVNGRQNLVLLDLGSRKATPVTSFEDVDVVAFDWVSSKRLLLRTGTLNDRDANFRGGDLIAIDRDGNQPYRLAERGRLLRMDLPTAAWEIPVRMLPGEGDDVILQQFRPERSRVAAGGLRRVNTRNGQSTPLSLDKPEGGEGERWLVDDNGVARAIVVGREKSVTSWYRSGAGKPWVKVSEEEALSAGRTPVAIDGDGLIVSVDSGRDKAALYRWSPETKLAAEPIAEHPRVDLRRIRFDQGTPVGVSYADDVPGTAWFDPAIRRVQEAMDKAMPGTVNDLSWSRDRKHFIVQSRSDVSPGAFYYFDATSGKLEWLADRSPWIKSAEMSHTRAVRYKARDGLEIPAYLTLPRGSDGKGLPLIVNVHGGPYVHGSTGMFDPETQFFASRGYAVLSPNFRGSTGYGWKHFQGGLGQWGLAMQDDLTDGVQWAIAQGIADPKRVCIYGASYGGYAAMMGVAKTPDLYRCAVNYVGVTDLILMLTATWSDYSDSDYARYIQQDAVGDVTRDRERLEKASPARQAAKITAPVLMAYGASDRRVPIEHGTKMLSALRAAGKSPEWIVMEGEGHGFRNPENVAAYYKAVEAFLAKHLKPAN, encoded by the coding sequence GTGGACCGGCGACGGGTCCGCCCCGGAGCGCTCGACGTGATCCGGCGGCTCGCCGCCGCGCTGGTTGCCGGCCTCGCGGCCAGCGCCTCTGCCGCCGAGCCGCCCTCGATCGAATCGCTGTTCCGCCTTCCGCAGTACTCGGCCATGGTGCTGGCCCCGGACGGCTCCGTCGTCGCCGCGCTGGCCCCGGTGAACGGCCGCCAGAACCTCGTCCTGCTCGACCTCGGCAGCCGCAAGGCCACGCCGGTCACATCCTTCGAGGACGTCGACGTCGTTGCGTTCGACTGGGTCAGCAGCAAGCGCCTGCTCCTGCGGACCGGAACGCTCAACGACCGCGACGCCAACTTTCGCGGCGGCGACCTGATCGCGATCGACCGCGACGGCAACCAGCCGTATCGCCTCGCCGAACGGGGCCGCTTGCTGCGCATGGATCTCCCCACCGCGGCGTGGGAAATCCCCGTGCGCATGCTCCCCGGCGAAGGTGACGACGTCATCCTCCAGCAGTTCCGCCCGGAACGCTCGCGCGTCGCCGCCGGCGGATTGCGGCGAGTGAACACGCGCAACGGGCAATCGACGCCCCTCAGCCTCGACAAGCCGGAGGGCGGCGAAGGGGAGCGCTGGCTCGTGGACGACAACGGCGTGGCCCGCGCGATCGTCGTCGGCCGCGAGAAGTCGGTTACGTCGTGGTATCGCAGCGGGGCCGGCAAGCCGTGGGTGAAGGTCTCCGAGGAAGAGGCACTGAGCGCCGGGCGCACGCCGGTCGCGATCGACGGCGACGGGCTGATCGTGAGCGTCGATTCCGGGCGCGACAAGGCGGCGCTCTATCGCTGGTCTCCGGAGACGAAGCTCGCCGCCGAGCCGATCGCCGAGCACCCGCGCGTGGACCTGCGGCGCATCCGCTTCGACCAGGGCACGCCCGTTGGGGTCAGCTACGCCGATGATGTTCCCGGCACCGCGTGGTTCGATCCCGCGATCCGCCGCGTGCAGGAGGCCATGGACAAGGCGATGCCCGGCACGGTCAACGACCTCTCGTGGTCGCGTGACCGCAAGCACTTCATCGTCCAGTCGCGCTCGGATGTCTCCCCGGGCGCCTTCTACTACTTCGACGCAACGTCCGGGAAACTCGAGTGGCTGGCGGACCGCTCGCCGTGGATCAAGAGCGCGGAGATGTCGCACACGCGGGCGGTGCGCTACAAGGCGCGCGACGGCCTGGAGATCCCGGCGTACCTCACGCTCCCGCGCGGGTCGGACGGCAAGGGCCTGCCGCTGATCGTGAACGTGCACGGCGGGCCGTACGTCCACGGATCGACCGGGATGTTCGACCCCGAGACACAGTTCTTCGCGTCGCGCGGCTACGCAGTGCTCTCGCCCAACTTCCGCGGCTCGACGGGCTACGGCTGGAAGCACTTCCAGGGCGGCTTGGGCCAGTGGGGCCTGGCGATGCAAGACGACCTCACCGACGGCGTGCAGTGGGCGATCGCGCAGGGCATCGCCGATCCCAAGCGCGTCTGCATCTACGGCGCGAGCTACGGGGGCTACGCCGCGATGATGGGTGTGGCCAAGACACCGGACCTCTACCGGTGCGCGGTGAACTACGTCGGTGTGACTGACCTCATCCTCATGCTCACGGCGACCTGGAGCGACTACTCCGACTCCGACTACGCGCGCTACATCCAGCAGGATGCGGTGGGCGATGTCACGCGCGACCGCGAACGGCTGGAGAAAGCCTCGCCGGCGAGGCAGGCCGCGAAGATCACCGCGCCCGTACTGATGGCCTACGGCGCATCCGACCGGCGCGTGCCCATCGAGCACGGGACGAAGATGCTCTCGGCCCTGCGTGCGGCGGGGAAATCACCGGAGTGGATCGTGATGGAAGGCGAGGGGCATGGCTTCCGCAACCCGGAGAACGTCGCCGCCTACTACAAGGCCGTCGAGGCCTTCCTCGCGAAGCACCTCAAGCCGGCCAACTAG
- a CDS encoding class I SAM-dependent methyltransferase: protein MKEPLRRALRQASHVLPARWRSDLMVALGIGYFRAEPWTIETIGIDDDGLRVSGWVLPPLAGLPARFTWNDRPFDAVEFPIARDDVGRHFLTRAYSAASGFACRVRASRAEIFEREFLRIEYGFHGRPKPFAAANAWFFGDPDRDPPLPETERLVRVIGRDDSFQFRLGGATDFKRICAIAARHGAPIGPGNRILDWGVGCGRVARYLQRVEGVEVHGADIDADNADWCARNLRGEYRSVPLMPPTDYPDGHFDLVYGVSVFTHLSQLAQDAWLRELARITRPGGTVIVTTHGETAIEYGGGGLEANALRKERLRKEGFLVTSANDQIAAAIGNSDYYLNVDHAPWYVRRHWGRFLEVVAMIPGAIGVHDVVVLRNSRTSIQ from the coding sequence ATGAAAGAACCGTTGCGCCGTGCATTGAGGCAAGCCAGCCACGTATTGCCCGCACGCTGGCGCTCGGACCTGATGGTGGCGCTCGGCATCGGTTATTTCCGTGCCGAGCCGTGGACGATCGAAACCATCGGTATCGATGACGACGGCCTGCGGGTGAGCGGATGGGTTCTTCCCCCGCTCGCGGGCCTTCCCGCTCGCTTCACATGGAACGACCGCCCCTTCGACGCAGTCGAATTTCCCATTGCCCGCGACGACGTCGGGCGGCATTTCCTCACGCGGGCGTATTCCGCCGCCTCGGGATTCGCGTGTCGCGTACGAGCGAGCCGGGCCGAGATTTTCGAGCGAGAGTTCCTGCGAATCGAGTATGGCTTTCACGGCAGGCCGAAGCCCTTCGCGGCAGCGAACGCGTGGTTCTTCGGCGATCCGGATCGCGACCCGCCCTTACCGGAGACCGAGCGGCTGGTCCGCGTGATCGGCCGGGACGATTCGTTCCAGTTCCGACTCGGCGGCGCGACGGACTTCAAGCGGATTTGCGCGATCGCCGCACGCCATGGAGCGCCGATCGGGCCAGGCAACCGTATTCTCGATTGGGGCGTGGGTTGCGGCCGGGTTGCTCGCTACCTCCAGCGGGTCGAGGGCGTGGAGGTGCATGGCGCGGATATCGACGCGGACAACGCCGATTGGTGCGCTCGCAACTTGCGTGGCGAGTACCGGTCAGTGCCGCTCATGCCGCCGACGGACTATCCCGATGGACACTTCGATCTGGTCTACGGGGTCTCAGTGTTCACGCATTTGTCGCAGCTCGCCCAAGACGCGTGGCTGCGCGAACTGGCACGCATCACGCGCCCAGGCGGCACAGTGATCGTGACCACGCACGGCGAGACGGCCATCGAATACGGTGGAGGAGGGCTCGAAGCGAATGCGTTGCGAAAGGAGCGCCTCCGCAAGGAAGGGTTCCTGGTGACGAGCGCCAACGACCAGATCGCCGCGGCCATCGGAAATTCCGACTACTACCTCAATGTCGATCACGCACCTTGGTATGTCCGGCGCCACTGGGGCCGCTTTCTCGAGGTGGTCGCCATGATTCCGGGCGCCATTGGCGTGCATGACGTCGTCGTGCTGCGCAACTCGCGCACGTCGATCCAATGA
- a CDS encoding TRAP transporter substrate-binding protein: protein MPRTVADKPAAASSTRRRFLAGAGIALAGAPMVVRAQPAPITLRFQSTWPVKFLYHEFAVDFTKKVAELSNGRLVITMLPAGSVVPGLQVVEATSKGILDGGHGLAAFWFGKNTAFGLYGAGPDFGLDGNQLLAWVEYGGGKELFAEIQAAAQLDIVSLLYGPVPCEPMGWFKKPIRSVADLKGLKFRTAGLAVEMFNELGMSTVQMAPGDIVPALDRGLLDGAEFASASDDRVMGFADVAKFYLQQSYHMSNNFCEIMINKKRYESLPDDLKVVLKMASHAASADMEWKSMHRMSQDFLELKALQKVSIYRTPKPILDAQLKAWDKVIAKHSATNPLFAKVVESQKAWAKRVMYWHNEVQVDQRSAYTHWFGKGPATT from the coding sequence ATGCCTCGCACCGTAGCCGACAAACCCGCCGCCGCCTCATCCACCCGCCGTCGCTTCCTCGCCGGTGCGGGCATCGCGCTCGCGGGAGCCCCGATGGTGGTGCGCGCCCAGCCCGCGCCGATCACGCTCCGCTTCCAGAGCACCTGGCCGGTGAAGTTCCTGTACCACGAGTTCGCGGTGGACTTCACGAAGAAGGTCGCGGAGCTCTCCAATGGCCGCCTCGTCATCACCATGCTGCCCGCCGGCTCCGTCGTTCCAGGCCTGCAGGTCGTGGAAGCGACCAGCAAGGGCATTCTCGATGGAGGCCATGGCCTGGCCGCGTTCTGGTTCGGCAAGAACACCGCCTTCGGGCTCTACGGCGCGGGCCCCGACTTCGGGCTCGACGGCAACCAGCTTCTCGCCTGGGTGGAATACGGCGGAGGCAAGGAGCTCTTCGCGGAGATCCAGGCCGCCGCGCAGCTCGACATCGTGAGCCTCCTCTACGGTCCCGTACCGTGCGAGCCCATGGGCTGGTTCAAGAAACCGATCCGCTCCGTGGCGGACCTGAAGGGCCTCAAGTTCCGCACCGCGGGCCTCGCCGTCGAGATGTTCAACGAGCTCGGCATGTCCACCGTGCAGATGGCGCCCGGGGACATCGTCCCGGCGTTGGACCGCGGGCTCCTCGACGGCGCGGAATTCGCCAGCGCCTCGGACGACCGCGTGATGGGCTTCGCCGACGTGGCCAAGTTCTACCTGCAGCAGAGCTACCACATGTCGAATAATTTCTGCGAGATCATGATCAACAAGAAGAGATACGAGTCGCTGCCCGACGACCTCAAGGTGGTGCTCAAGATGGCGAGCCACGCCGCCAGCGCCGACATGGAGTGGAAGAGCATGCACCGCATGTCGCAGGACTTCCTCGAGCTGAAGGCCCTGCAGAAGGTGAGCATCTACCGCACGCCGAAGCCCATCCTCGACGCCCAGCTCAAGGCCTGGGACAAGGTGATTGCCAAGCACTCCGCGACCAACCCGCTCTTCGCGAAGGTGGTGGAGTCGCAGAAGGCCTGGGCGAAGCGCGTGATGTACTGGCACAACGAGGTGCAGGTGGACCAACGCTCCGCCTACACCCACTGGTTCGGGAAAGGACCCGCCACGACATGA